From Salarias fasciatus chromosome 12, fSalaFa1.1, whole genome shotgun sequence, the proteins below share one genomic window:
- the LOC115398517 gene encoding tumor necrosis factor receptor superfamily member 10B-like isoform X2, producing the protein MRSFLLVFLACLIVHTGAAPPSSGLNRTQRGAPCRPGVEYRRGNLCCLLCRAGTYVKSHCTTSGAAGQCEECDSGTYTEHDNELTKCLPCTQCRSDQELVKQCSHAEDAKCQCRPGRFCHPDEACEVCKKCVRCKHDEEVVRNCTSTTNTECKKVQSKPDAPSDFTVAIVVCVLLGLAVCVIVVLGLYKWRQRRSDPQPDLPDSVKAELQYSFSSVVRGDAEPWRPSSNNLSLPRQLEEEFPKLVPLKGEESLRACFEYFEDLSMDYYRRFFRSLGISDNVIKSCDHQQYEDRIHELLNKWVEKEGRDASLNHLLRALLDLSQKLTAETIKDRALHAGHYLCEVQH; encoded by the exons ATGAGAAGTTTTCTGCTG GTTTTCCTTGCGTGTTTGATTGTCCACACGGGGGCAGCCCCTCCCAGTTCGGGGCTCAACAGGACGCAGcgtggcgccccctgcaggccgggTGTGGAGTACCGGCGCGGTAacctctgctgcctcctctgccGAGCCG GGACATATGTGAAATCCCACTGCACCACGTCTGGGGCGGCGGGGCAGTGCGAGGAGTGCGACTCCGGGACGTACACCGAGCACGACAACGAGCTGACCAAATGTTTGCCGTGCACGCAGTGCCGCTCAG ATCAGGAGCTGGTGAAGCAGTGCTCTCACGCCGAAGATGCCAAGTGTCAGTGCAGGCCGGGGAGGTTCTGCCACCCCGACGAGGCGTGTGAGGTCTGCAAGAAGTGCGTCCG GTGCAAACACGACGAAGAGGTGGTGAGAAACTGCACGTCCACCACCAACACGGAGTGCAAGAAGGTCCAGAGCAAACCCGACGCTCCCTCAG ATTTCACCGTGGCGATCgtggtgtgtgtcctgctgggtTTGGCTGTGTGTGTCATCGTCGTATTAGGCCTCTACaagtggagacagaggagaTCAG ACCCCCAGCCTGATCTACCGGATTCAGTGAAGGCGGAGTTG CAATACAGCTTCTCCTCAGTTGTGCGCGGGGACGCGGAGCCCTGGAGGCCCAGCAGCAACAATCTGAGCCTTCCCCGCCAACTG GAAGAGGAATTCCCAAAGCTTGTTCCTTTGAAAG gcgagGAGTCTCTCAGGGCGTGCTTCGAGTACTTCGAGGACCTCAGCATGGACTACTACAGGCGGTTCTTCCGTTCTCTGGGAATCAGCGACAACGTCATCAAGAGCTGCGATCACCAGCAGTACGAGGACCGCATCCACGAGCTGCTGAACAAATGGGTGGAGAAAGAAGGGCGAGACGCCAGCCTCAACCACCTGCTCAGGGCTCTGCTGGACCTCAGCCAGAAGCTGACCGCCGAGACCATCAAGGATCGGGCGCTCCACGCCGGACACTACCTCTGCGAGGTTCAGCACTAG
- the LOC115398517 gene encoding tumor necrosis factor receptor superfamily member 10B-like isoform X1: MRSFLLVFLACLIVHTGAAPPSSGLNRTQRGAPCRPGVEYRRGNLCCLLCRAGTYVKSHCTTSGAAGQCEECDSGTYTEHDNELTKCLPCTQCRSDQELVKQCSHAEDAKCQCRPGRFCHPDEACEVCKKCVRCKHDEEVVRNCTSTTNTECKKVQSKPDAPSDFTVAIVVCVLLGLAVCVIVVLGLYKWRQRRSDPQPDLPDSVKAELQYSFSSVVRGDAEPWRPSSNNLSLPRQLVRVRPTAGVEEERERLCESLTSSASNSQHSLTGLPAPAASPMPGPRAGLAAPGRPDRMEEEFPKLVPLKGEESLRACFEYFEDLSMDYYRRFFRSLGISDNVIKSCDHQQYEDRIHELLNKWVEKEGRDASLNHLLRALLDLSQKLTAETIKDRALHAGHYLCEVQH; the protein is encoded by the exons ATGAGAAGTTTTCTGCTG GTTTTCCTTGCGTGTTTGATTGTCCACACGGGGGCAGCCCCTCCCAGTTCGGGGCTCAACAGGACGCAGcgtggcgccccctgcaggccgggTGTGGAGTACCGGCGCGGTAacctctgctgcctcctctgccGAGCCG GGACATATGTGAAATCCCACTGCACCACGTCTGGGGCGGCGGGGCAGTGCGAGGAGTGCGACTCCGGGACGTACACCGAGCACGACAACGAGCTGACCAAATGTTTGCCGTGCACGCAGTGCCGCTCAG ATCAGGAGCTGGTGAAGCAGTGCTCTCACGCCGAAGATGCCAAGTGTCAGTGCAGGCCGGGGAGGTTCTGCCACCCCGACGAGGCGTGTGAGGTCTGCAAGAAGTGCGTCCG GTGCAAACACGACGAAGAGGTGGTGAGAAACTGCACGTCCACCACCAACACGGAGTGCAAGAAGGTCCAGAGCAAACCCGACGCTCCCTCAG ATTTCACCGTGGCGATCgtggtgtgtgtcctgctgggtTTGGCTGTGTGTGTCATCGTCGTATTAGGCCTCTACaagtggagacagaggagaTCAG ACCCCCAGCCTGATCTACCGGATTCAGTGAAGGCGGAGTTG CAATACAGCTTCTCCTCAGTTGTGCGCGGGGACGCGGAGCCCTGGAGGCCCAGCAGCAACAATCTGAGCCTTCCCCGCCAACTGGTGAGAGTTCGACCCACAGCCGGTGTGGAGGAAGAGCGCGAACGTCTGTGCGAAAGCCTCACCAGCTCAGCCAGTAACTCCCAGCACAGCCTAACCGGCCTGCCCGCCCCCGCTGCCTCCCCCATGCCCGGCCCCCGAGCCGGCCTCGCCGCGCCCGGGCGGCCCGACAGGATG GAAGAGGAATTCCCAAAGCTTGTTCCTTTGAAAG gcgagGAGTCTCTCAGGGCGTGCTTCGAGTACTTCGAGGACCTCAGCATGGACTACTACAGGCGGTTCTTCCGTTCTCTGGGAATCAGCGACAACGTCATCAAGAGCTGCGATCACCAGCAGTACGAGGACCGCATCCACGAGCTGCTGAACAAATGGGTGGAGAAAGAAGGGCGAGACGCCAGCCTCAACCACCTGCTCAGGGCTCTGCTGGACCTCAGCCAGAAGCTGACCGCCGAGACCATCAAGGATCGGGCGCTCCACGCCGGACACTACCTCTGCGAGGTTCAGCACTAG
- the cyb561a3a gene encoding lysosomal membrane ascorbate-dependent ferrireductase CYB561A3 isoform X2: MKRGDRSSSSSCAPVSQCFPLRAAAAACGSETSSEPHRDQRAGVLRMSSITTFYACHLLLLALSLACVVCVCVWNSRWRGGFAWDGSSLQFNWHPVLMVVGLVVLYGNGAVLYRIPLTWGQNKLPWKILHAAFMLLALILSIVGLCAVFDFHNTNKIANLYSLHSWIGIVAAVLFAFQWAAGAAGFFLPCSPPALRRLLKPAHVWLGGAILILSIAACISGINEKLFFVLKGNDGKSQPYASLPSEALLGNFLGVLIVAFGLVVFRMLSNPLWQRQESSPQDLPYSPLLQDENQ; the protein is encoded by the exons ATGAAGCGGGGTGACCGATCTTCATCCTCCAGCTGTGCCCccgtttctcagtgtttccccctccgagcggctgctgctgcatgtggaAGTGAGACCTCCTCTGAACCGCACAGAGACCaa CGAGCCGGCGTCCTCAGGATGAGCTCCATCACCACCTTCTACGcctgccacctgctgctgctggcgctgaGCCTGGcctgcgtggtgtgtgtgtgcgtgtggaaCAGCCGGTGGCGCGGCGGCTTCGCCTGGGACGGCTCCAGCCTGCAGTTCAACTGGCACCCGGTGCTGATGGTGGTGGGCCTGGTGGTGCTGTACGGCAACG GAGCGGTGCTGTACCGCATCCCTCTGACCTGGGGTCAGAATAAACTCCCCTGGAAGATCCTCCACGCTGCATTCATGCTCCTCGCTCTCATCCTCTCCATCGTCGGACTCTGCGCCGTGTTCGATTTCCACAACACCAACAAGATTGCAAACCTCTACTCCTTACACAGCTGGATCGGAATCGTAGCCGCCGTTCTTTTTGCCTTTCAG TGGGCGGCAGGAGCTGCCGGCTTCTTCCtgccctgctctcctcccgcGCTGCGTAGACTCCTGAAGCCCGCCCACGTGTGGTTGGGAGGCGCCATCTTGATCCTCAGCATCGCTGCATGCATCTCTGGTATCAACGAGAAGCTCTTCTTCGTCCT GAAAGGAAATGATGGCAAGAGTCAGCCGTACGCCTCCCTCCCCTCCGAGGCTCTGCTGGGGAACTTCTTAGGGGTTCTGATCGTCGCCTTCGGTTTGGTCGTCTTCAGGATGTTATCCAACCCGCTGTGGCAGAGACAGGAGTCCAGCCCCCAGGACCTGCCGTACTCG